The window ATGAAATTTTTATTTACACATATACTTAGATGTCTAAGTTTTTTTTAGGATAGATACTTCGATATCGAAGTAAAAAAGAAAGGAGAATTATATTTTGATTAAGGATATATTCAATATATATATAGAACGATGGGACTTTTTTTCGCAGCTTATTATGGAGCACATTATTTTAACATCTATTTCGGTAATTATTATAGCTGTATTAGGTTTGACTTTGGGTATTGCTATGACCAGAAACAAAGTATTAGCAAATATTATTTTTGGAGTTACAAACTTTCTTTATACTATTCCATCGATTGCGTTATTTGGAGTGTTAGTAACTTTCACTGGGATAGGAAATAAAAGTGCGATTATTGCTTTATCAATTTACGGTATAGTGCCAGTTATCAGAAATACTTATGTTGGCATCATGCAAGTAGATAAACAAGTTATAGAATCAGCAATTGGAATGGGAACTACAAAAAGAGAACTATTATTTAGAATTCAATTGCCATTAGCATTGCCAGTAATTTTTACGGGATTTCGTACTATGGTTATCATGACAATTGCATTATGTGGTATTGCATCTTTTATTGGTGCAGGTGGATTAGGAGTAGCTATTTGGCGTGGAATAAGCACAAATTTTCCTACTATGACTATGGCAGGTAGCTTGTTAGTTGCTGCATTGGCAATAATAACAGATCTTATTTTGCAAAAAACAGAAAATATTATGACAAGAAAAATATTAGGAAATGAAAAGATGGAGGGATACAAATAATGTTTAAAAAAATGATTGCTTTCACACTTATATTTTTACTTATGTTTTCTATTATAGGTTGTAATAAGGAAGAAAAAAAAGTGGTAATTGCCAGTAAACCTATGACAGAACAGTATGTAATAGCAGAAATGTTGAAATTACTGATAGAAGAAAATACTGACATAAAAGTGGAACTAAAATTAGGAATTGGAGGGGGAACGTCAAATATACAGCCTGCCATGGAAAAAGGCGAAATTGATATTTACCCAGAATATACAGGTACAGGTTGGATGTTTGTATTGAAACAAGAACTCATCAACAACTCTGAAGAATTATATAAATCAGTAAAAAAAGCATATGAAGAGCAATATGGTATCAAATGGACAGGACTTTATGGTTTTAATGATACTTTTGGGCTTGCAATAAAGAAAGAGTTAGCAGATAAATTAAATATTAAAACTTATTCTGATTTAGCTTTAAAGAGTGATAATTTAACTCTAGGAGCAGAATATGATTTTTATGAGAGAGAAGATGGATATCCAGGACTTTCAGAAATTTATGGTTTTAAGTTTGATAATAAGAAGGAACTGGATATAGGACTTAAATATCAAGCTATATCAACGGATCAAGTAGATGTAATTAATGTCTTTTCAACAGATGGTAGATTAAAAGAGAAAGGTTTGGTTGTCTTACAAGATGATAAAAACTTTTTCCCATCGTATTTTGCAGCTACGTTAGTTAGAGAAGAAACATTGAAAGAGTATCCTCAATTAGAAGAGATATTAGAGATGATGACTGGACTAATTAGTAATGAAGAGATGATTGAAATGAATTACTTAGTTGAAATTGAGAAGAAAGATCCTAAGCAAGTTGCTAGAGAATTTTTAGAAAAGAAAGGATTGAAGTAATGTCATTAATTGAATTTATTGATGTAGAGAAGTCTTATAAGTCCAGTTCTAAAGTAATTGATAAAATCAATTTGGAAATTGATGAAGGTGAGCTTATTACAATACTTGGACCTTCTGGATGTGGAAAAACTACACTCATTAAGATGGTGAACAAGTTAATTATACCAGATGCAGGTGTTATAAAAATTAAGGGTAAGGATATCAACCAATGGGATACGATAGAGCTTCGTAGAAGCATTGGTTATGTTATTCAACAGATTGGATTATTTCCTCATTTAACAGTAGAGGAGAATATTGCTTATGTACTTTCGCTTTTAAAGGTGAGTAAAAATGTTAGAAAAAATAGAGCTAAAGAACTTATTAGCCTAGTAGGTTTAGAAGAAGATTATTTGTCAAGATATCCTAGAGAATTAAGTGGAGGTCAAAGACAAAGAGTTGGAGTTGCAAGAGCATTGGCAGCTGATCCAGATATTATTTTAATGGATGAACCATTTGGAGCAGTAGATGAAATTGCAAGGACTTCACTTCAAGATGAGCTTATAGAGATTCATAAACGTTTAAATAAGACTATTCTACTTGTAACTCATGATATAGAAGAGGCGCTAAAACTTGGATCTAAAATTATATTATTGAATCAAGGAAAGATTGAACAAATAGGAACAAGGGAAGAATTGATTTTTAATCCAGCTTCGAATTTTGTTAGAGAGTTCTTTGGACTAAAAGGTTTTAAAGCTTCTTTAGATGAAGCTGCTATGGGTCAGATATATGATAATATTTTAAAAAACAAGATGGATATGGATAAAATTTATATGGAATTAGAACATATGGGGATGAAATAAATTTTATTATTCAATTGAGTACCTAAAAAATAAAAGTGAATTGGAGATATGCAAAATGAAAAAAGCTTTTGAAATTCTTAGAGATGTGAAATCAGTAGTAATATCAACTGTTAAAGATGGAATACCACAGTCAAGAATAATTGATATAATGGACTATGATGATGGTGGGATTTATTTTTTAACAGGTAAGACTAAGCCGTTTTATAGACAATTAAAGAGAGAAAAAAAAGTAGCTGTAACAGGTATGAATAAAGAGTATGTACAAGTAAGATTAGTTGGAGATGTTCATGAAATTGACATCAGATTGATTGAAAAGCTATTTGATAAAAATCCTGAATTAGAAAAGTTGTTTCCTACGAGAAATGAAAATGATAGTTTTTCAGTTTTTTACCTTTCAAATGGAAAGGGCGAGGTTTTTGATTTGAGTGGAAAAGAGAACAAAATGAATCGTGTACGTTTTGCTTTTGGTAAAGATACTGTTAATGAAGCAGGATGTATAATCACTGAAAGTTGCATAGA is drawn from Tepidibacter hydrothermalis and contains these coding sequences:
- a CDS encoding ABC transporter permease, which gives rise to MIKDIFNIYIERWDFFSQLIMEHIILTSISVIIIAVLGLTLGIAMTRNKVLANIIFGVTNFLYTIPSIALFGVLVTFTGIGNKSAIIALSIYGIVPVIRNTYVGIMQVDKQVIESAIGMGTTKRELLFRIQLPLALPVIFTGFRTMVIMTIALCGIASFIGAGGLGVAIWRGISTNFPTMTMAGSLLVAALAIITDLILQKTENIMTRKILGNEKMEGYK
- a CDS encoding glycine betaine ABC transporter substrate-binding protein, which gives rise to MFKKMIAFTLIFLLMFSIIGCNKEEKKVVIASKPMTEQYVIAEMLKLLIEENTDIKVELKLGIGGGTSNIQPAMEKGEIDIYPEYTGTGWMFVLKQELINNSEELYKSVKKAYEEQYGIKWTGLYGFNDTFGLAIKKELADKLNIKTYSDLALKSDNLTLGAEYDFYEREDGYPGLSEIYGFKFDNKKELDIGLKYQAISTDQVDVINVFSTDGRLKEKGLVVLQDDKNFFPSYFAATLVREETLKEYPQLEEILEMMTGLISNEEMIEMNYLVEIEKKDPKQVAREFLEKKGLK
- a CDS encoding ABC transporter ATP-binding protein — its product is MSLIEFIDVEKSYKSSSKVIDKINLEIDEGELITILGPSGCGKTTLIKMVNKLIIPDAGVIKIKGKDINQWDTIELRRSIGYVIQQIGLFPHLTVEENIAYVLSLLKVSKNVRKNRAKELISLVGLEEDYLSRYPRELSGGQRQRVGVARALAADPDIILMDEPFGAVDEIARTSLQDELIEIHKRLNKTILLVTHDIEEALKLGSKIILLNQGKIEQIGTREELIFNPASNFVREFFGLKGFKASLDEAAMGQIYDNILKNKMDMDKIYMELEHMGMK
- a CDS encoding 4Fe-4S binding protein, giving the protein MKKAFEILRDVKSVVISTVKDGIPQSRIIDIMDYDDGGIYFLTGKTKPFYRQLKREKKVAVTGMNKEYVQVRLVGDVHEIDIRLIEKLFDKNPELEKLFPTRNENDSFSVFYLSNGKGEVFDLSGKENKMNRVRFAFGKDTVNEAGCIITESCIECGKCKKVCPFYAISEGTPFVINPKLCDECGNCYYACPVSAIDLPKGI